The genome window TAAATGCCTAGGGGATGCATCCGTGGTGTTGTAGTCCACGGGCCGCAGGTCCAGTACTATTCCAGCCTGGGGTGGCAACCCCAGGTGCCCTCACCCCACACACGCCCAGGGCTGAAGGCCCGCATCATCGTGGTGTGTTCTTCGTCGATTTCAGCCTGGGCCTCATCCGCTCTAATTCACACCCAATCGACCGGTAGTCTTTTCCCCTCCGCCCGCAGCGTTCGAAGGCTCAGGGCATCATGTCGCTTCGCCAAGCGTTCGCCATTCTCGTCGAGGACGAGAGGGCAGTGGTAAAACGCGGGGATCGCCAAGCCCAAGGCGCGATACAGAAGGATTTGCCGCGCGGTTGATAAAAGAAGGTCGGCTCCGCGCACCACCTCCGTAATTCCCATGGCTGCGTCATCGGCTACCACCGCCAGCTGATAGGCGGGTAAGTCATCATTTCGCCAAACGACGAAGTCACCGAAGTCCTTCCCGGCGACGAACGACTGCGGACCGAAATGTCCATCGATGAAATCGATCCGTTCGCCTTCGGTAACTTGAAATCGCCACGCGTGCTTGGACTGGGAGCGTCGGGTCTGGTCGATGGCGACCCCCGACGATCTCGGACGGCAGATTCCCGGATAGAGTGGCTCCTCCTCTCCCGCGTGCGGTGCCGCAAGGGCGTTGAGGATGTCTTTTCGGGTGCAGGAGCACGGGTAGACGGCACCTGTGCGCTGAAGCGCTCGGAGCGCGCTTCGGTAGCGATCCAACCGCTCGCTTTGGACATAGGGAGCGTAAGGACCACCGACATCCGGTCCTTCGGTCCACTCGAACCCAGCCCAGCGCAGGTCCTCGAGCATGGCTTGGCAGAACTCGGGTCGTACCCGCGATCGATCCAAATCCTCGCTCCGCAGGATGAGCGTGCCTCCCTGCATTCGGGCGCGTTCTTGAGCGGTGGCGAAGGTTCGGGCGTGGCCCAAATGGAGGTAGCCCGTCGGCGAGGGAGCCAACCGACCGCGATAGTTCGTTCCGACGCTCATGTCACTTTACCCGGGCACGGAGCTCGATGCTTTCGGAATGGCTGTTGAACTCGGGGGCATAGAGACATTGGATCTCTGCCAGTCCACTTTGATATTCGCCCGCATGTTGGACCCGAGTGCTGTATTCGAAGACATAAGACCCCTTGGCCAGATAGTCCAAGAAGAAGTGGCTGGCGGTGTCACGAGTGGACTCGTAGTAAGCCAGTCCATCCTGATACTTGTATTGGGACAGTGCGTTGATGGGCTCAAGACCGCTGCCGCGCTGGTCCTTCAGATGCACGAACTCGACATCGCGATCCACTCGTAGTTCCAGTCGAATGACGACTTCGGCGCCAACTGTGACGGGGCCGCTGATCGGGACGAGTACGCCGCTGGTGTTCCTCGTGTAGAGGGCTTTCTTGAGCTGGAGCGGGGTGCCCGTGTGTGAAGGAATCTTGGAGATGTCTTCCAAGTATTGCCAATGGATGCTAGCCCAAGCCACCCCTGGATCGGTTTTGGCTAACGTGATCCGACCTTGGTTGGGTCGCACATCCGATCCATTGATCTGCTTCTCGTAGAATCCGGTGCCGGCCTCGGGGGTGGAGAGACGTCCCGGCAGTTTTGTGCTTTCGATCGGTTTCCCAGCGAGCTGGATCTGAACCTTGGCATCGCTCGCCAGCCCGCTCACCCCGCGGAGGAGGAGCGCGTAAACGGCATCGGCCGTGGCCTTGGTGGTTTTCCAGGCTTGCGTCTGCTTTTGCTTGAGCAGCCACACGTGACAATCCTCAACCGCCTTGCGGTCCTTGGCCACCTCCTCCAGCACTTCGATCATCATCGCTTGGGTCTCGATGGGTGCTTGTTGCCAGCCCCATCCCGCTTCGGTATCCCGCCAAAACATGCCCAGCTCGGGCGTGGACACGGAACGCTCCCGCAGGGATTTGACAATGGCTAACGGAGTCGTCGGGTCGGCCCAGCGTTGGAGCGCGAGGGCAACGTGACCCTGCGAGAGGCGATTCGGCAGCCGCACCCAGTGACGTCGGGCTTGGTCCAGCCAGAATGCGATGGCTCCTTGAGAGGCGGGAGGAATCGGAGCTTCTTTGAGAAAGAAGCTTCGAGCGTAAAGGTAGAGAGCCATGGTGGAATCGAAGTGGGGGCTTTCCTTTTTATCATGCTGAAGGATCCAGCGGTGGCGCTCGACGATCCAAGCATCCAAGCGTCCCCAAGCGCGGATGGCAGTGTCGATCGGGATGTCGACGCCGAGATGTCGCAATCGGCCGATGCCGCTGGCGATGTAGAGCGTGATGAAGTCGTTGCCGGGGCCTCCGGGGAACCAAGGCCAGCGACCATCGCTGAGTTGCATCTCCTGCAGCTGCTGATGGAGCCGTTGCGTTTCCGATTCGATGCGGCCGGGCGCGAACAGCTCGCCCAGCCGGCGACGCGATTCCGTTTCGTCTTGGGCTTGTCGTAACCACGGCGTTTCCTCAATCAACACCGACTTGAGATCCTGGTTCTTTTCCAGGGGGCTTTGGAGGGCCGGAGTCGCTCGCCACGCCTCAAATACTGATTTGAGCTTGGGATCAGAGTGCAGGACGTGACGGGCCAGCGAGTTGGCGTAGAGCCGGTTGAACGTCTGTTCGCTGCACTCGTGAGGGAACTCCATGAGGTAGGGCAGGGCGAGAACGGCGTACCAGGCTGGATGGCTTACCACCTGCACATTCAGTCCCTGATGAATCAACGAGCGGGAAGCGCCCGATTGCAGCAGATGGTCGAATTGAAATTCCTGGGTGCCGGGACCACGGATCGGCAGTGGCATCGACTCCGTGACGAAGATCTTGCGCGAGAGAACGGGCAGGAAACCTTCCTCCCCATCGCTCCATCGGTCGGTGGAGGCCACCGCCTGGTAGGTTAGGAAGCCCATGGCATCGGGAATCCGGATGGACCAGCTGAAGCTTCGCGACTCTTTGGGAGCCAGGTTGAAGGCCAGCTCAGGCCGGGTGTTGGCTAGGTCGGCATCGGCTGGCCGATCGTCCACAGCGACCTTGAACTGAAGTCGAACCTTGCCTTGCCGGCGGTTGCTCGAGTTATTGGACACCTTCACGCGGAATTCCAGGGCGTCGCCCTCCCGAACGAATCGAGGTGGGTTCGGCTGGACCATGATTTCCTTGCTGGTGACGGCTCGAGCTTGGAGGGAGCCAGAACGCAGGCGCTGATCGTGAGCGAAGGCAAGGAAGCGCCACTCGGTGAGCGCCTCGGGCATGGTGAACGTGAGGCGCACGATTCCATTCGAGTCGCTGAGCGCCTGAGGAATAAAGAAGGCGGTTTCGTTGAGGTTCCGGCGCGGTGTTACGGCGCCCAAGGAGGGTGGCGGGGCGTTTGGGCGACCAGGGGCAGGCGGTGGTGATGGCGGAGCGCCCGCAGCGATTGCTTTTGCTGCCCCTCCCAATCCGATTTCCGGAGCGGCCACGGCGAACCGCGCCGTGGAATCCATGACCGCCGCGGGCGCTGCCATCATCGGGCTGGGCAGAACCGTCCCCCACCGCGGACCGCGGGAGTCGCCGACGCCCGAACCATCCTCGAACCGTCGGTAGAGTTCCTGTATCAGTCCTGGATCGGGCGGCTCAGGCCAGCTGCCGGCAAAGAACTGGAGATCTTCTTCCCGGTTGTTGAACTGGGGCGAAATAAAAGACATTCCGTTGCCGAAGATGTCAAAGCGTTCGTGCCAGGCGTGTGGTTTGATCGCATCGAGCGATGCATCGTAGAGCGCTGCTACCATTTCGGTCAGTTGCCCAGATACACCCTTAGCATTCGCGACGGCGTTGGTTGGGATCTTGGGTTTGACGATCACGCTCCAGGTTTGCGGTTTGCCCGGTTCGAGATGGCTGGTCCAATGTTCCCACTGGAGATCCAACTCTTGGTTGCTCCACGGGACCTCCACCTGATGCGAGGTCAGCAGGGCTCGGTTGTCCCGCACCTGAGTGACATGAACGGTGAAGCCGCCGCGGAGCGCTTCCGTCACGAGCTGGGTTACCGCGTGCTGGGTGGCACCGACGGGCGTCCAGAATCGCTGCACTGGTTTGTCACGATGTTCGATCTCGATGAAGGCCCGTCCCTCATCGTAGCCAGTGCCCCAGATCGCCGACAGAGTTTGCCCGGGTTCCAACGTCCAGCTCGGAGCGCCGACGAATTGTGGGATTTTAATGGGGAAGCGGTTCTTTGCGGGATCCACCACCAGGAAGCTCACCTCCGTCTGAACCGGATTCCCCGCTCGGTCGCGGCTCGTCCAGACGGCGCGGTATGCTCCGGTGGCTAGCGTCAGTTGGGTGGAGGTCTTGCCCTCGGCGTCCGATCGGAAGGGCTCCGCTTTCACGCGTGCTCCCAAGTCCCAGGACTCCGGCTGGGAAGGATCCTTCGTGGGCTGCGGCAACTCGGAGAAGCGATTCATCCGGCCGCTGAGGGTCGGGCGCACGACGTTGGTCGGCTGTCGAAGCTGGAATACGGAAACCGTTCCCTGCAGCTGGAGCGGATTGTTTTCCAAGTCCTGGCAGAGGGCCTCAAGGCGAACGGGACTCCCGGGGGTCTGCCACTCCGCCACCGTGCCGGTCAGTTGGGCGGTCCGGTATCCGATGCGAAACGCTCGATCCTGCGAACGTGTCTCCCCGTTCGAATCGGTGATGTCCACGTGCACGTTGAAGACGAAGACCGGATCATTCGTTCGCTGGGTCTTGAGATCGGGACGCGCCACGAACTCCAGCGTGAACCGGCCGTCGGCATCCGTCTGACTTGATCCCGAGCCTATGTCCTCAGGATTCCCCTGCGGGCCAAAGCGCGGAAACCCGCGACCGCGGTGGAACGGAGCGGTTGGGAAGGGCGAGTGGAACTCGGCAGTTCGAGTAATTCTCCAGCGGACCTCCGTAGCGGCCACCGGCATGCCGGTCAGGGTGAGTGCCAGGCCGTCCACTTTCACGCTTTCCGTCAACCGTGGTGACTGGCGGGTGGGAGACAGCGTGATTTGGAACTTCGGACGCTTGTATTCCTCCACGTTGAAGGAAGTGCGGCTCTCCGGGTGGGCCTGATCATACAACGACATCATGCCGAGAAGACGATCCTTGGGGGCGGTGAAGGTGCCGGCGAAGGATCCGTATTCGTTCACTCGGTGCTTCTGCCGCGCAATCTCCTGACCGTTGACGTCGGTGAGTACCAACGTAATGGAGCCTTTGGCCGGCTCGTAAGTGTTGCGCTCGGTGTCGGCCAGAACGCGAATGCCTTTGAACTGAATACTTTGGCCAGGTCGATAGAGCGATCGATCCGTGAACAGGAGGGTTTTTTCCTGAGGCTGGTGAGCGAGTTTTGGATTCCAGGAAACGGCTTCCCAGGATCCAACGCGTCGGTTTCCGGATATCACCTCGAGAAGGTAACCTTGCCCGGGGGGAGCTGCTTCCGATTGAAATGTTCCCAGGGCATCCGTCGTTAGGGTGGACGACAATCGGAGCGCCGGTCGTTGATGGTTGAATCGCAAGAGACGGACGCTGGCGCTGGGGATCGGCTCACCGGAAACGGCATCGAGCACGAATCCTTCGAGCCGGCCGGAGCGCGGTCGAGTAATCAAGGCAAGGTCGCTCACCCAGAGCGTGGTGAAGGCCAGAGGGCCCTTCTTTTCCGTGAAACCAGGGTCCGGGCTCGCGACTAGTATGTAGAATCCGGGAGGGAGCCCTGTGGGTTGGGCCAGCTCGAGCGCCTTCTCTTGGAAATCTGGAGTGTTAGGGATGGCGTAGGAACCTTGCCAGACTGGCGTTTTAGCCAGGGTGCGACGGCGTATACCTTCATCCCAGAGGCCGGGTGATTGATAGTGGTTCGTCCAATCGGAACCGAGGATTTTTAACGAGACATTGGTGATGTTGCGGTAGCGAATCTCCAGCGGGGCGCGCGGTCCCTTGCCATCTGGCAACCAGACCTTTTCGGCAGCGAGCTGGAGGCTGGGAGTTTCGATGGCTTGGATCAGCTGCCGACAGAGGGCGCCTCCGGGGGATTTCGGGTAACGCTGGAGCCCTTGTGTCGCGACTCGATGCGCTTCGGCGGGTGAGCCTGCTTCGCTGTGGGTTTCCGCCAGATGGAACAAGGCTTTGGCGGAGAGGGGATGGTTCTGGTGGGTTGTGGCGAAGCGACTCAAGGCCTCCTGGTGCAGGCGCGATCGCGCTTCGCCGACGGCTACATTGGAGGCCCACTGGATTCGAGCGAGGTCGACATCGAGTCGGGCGCTGGGATCGTCATCGTTCCCGTGAAAGAGCAGTAGGTCTCGGAACAGGAACAGCGCCTTTTCCTCAGGAGACTCATTCGCGCGCCGCTCGATCTTTGCTGCTCGGGTGAACTCCGCGGCGGTTCCAAAGAGAGGAATGACTCCATAGACCGGGACATCCGCCAGCCATTCGATTCCAGTGGATGGCCGGGCTACACTTTGTTCTCCGGAGGTATAAAAGCGCAGGGCTTCATGAGCGATGAAATCGTAAAGGGTCGGGCGGTACGAATCCGGCACGGTGCCCGGGACCAGGATACCGTTGAAGGAGGCGACCGGGGTGGCCTTGAGGAATGCTTGCGCACGGAGGGAAGCTTGAAATTGCCGGTCGATCTCTTGGAAAAGACGCGAGAGATCCCAGGTGGTGAAATCGTTGCCGGGAGCCTGCGACGTGCTGCTGCGTTGAAGGAATCGCCAACGATTCTGTTGGAAGTAGTCCCAGTAAGCCTGGGCTAGGACGGTTTGAAGAATCGGCTGGAGCTCTTGGGCATTCTCCTGCAAGGCCGTCGTCAGACGTCGAATTTTCTCCTCGCCTAGCCCGCCTTGGATCTCGGTTTCCAACTGGATCCGACGGCAGATCGCTCGCGCGGCCTCGCCCCAGGTCTTCTGGGCGATGGCCTGCTTCGCGATCGGGTCCAGTAATTCGATGGCGGTCTTCGGCAGACCGGCTGCGATGGCCTTATCGACCACTGCCCAGTCCGCGTCCCGGGCTGGTGCCTTCGCCCCGAGGCAGAGCAGGGGGCCTGCGGCAAGTAAGCCGATGAGAATGAACAGTCTCTTCATGTCAGTGCACTTAGCGTCACGCCCTGTTTGACGGTGGTAGTCGGTTAAAACTCCCGTCTTTGTGGCGATGACGCCGAAGTGAGTACAGCGGAAGAGCGAGTGGGCGTCAATGACACCGCGGTCCCTGCGTCAGCCATTCCTTGCTACGGCTAGCGATTGGCCGCATTCGGTGTGGGAACCAGTGTCGACCAATGATCCGCATCGGCCGCGGACCTTCCGTAGGAAACATCGCTCGACAAAGGCCCAAACTGGATCCGATCCAAGACTTGATTGCTTCGAGCATCCGCATCGATGAGCAGTAGCTCCTCCCCCTGGTTCGATAGCTTGAAGCTCGCGTGAAGGCCGGGCACCGCCAGTCCATCTTCATCCGCCCAGATCAGGAGATAACCATGGGCGGGTACCACGGTCCCGTTGGGAAAAGCCCACTTCCGAGGCGATGCTGGATCGTCGGTCAAATACTGACCGGTCAGATCCACCGGGCTCGATGTGAGATTGCGCAGTTCGACCCAGTCCTCATGCTCGCCCTGAGGATCCGCCAGGGTGCTGACATTCTCCGACACTAACTCGTTGATCACCACCCCTCGATGGGAGCCGATGGAAAGCGCAACTTCATAGTGATACGTGACATTCTCCGCACGGGCTGGAGCATAACGAGCCGCCTGAGCCGCGTTGTTGGCACGGGCTTCGATGTAGTAATGAATCTTGTTTCCTGCGG of Verrucomicrobiales bacterium contains these proteins:
- the gluQRS gene encoding tRNA glutamyl-Q(34) synthetase GluQRS, giving the protein MSVGTNYRGRLAPSPTGYLHLGHARTFATAQERARMQGGTLILRSEDLDRSRVRPEFCQAMLEDLRWAGFEWTEGPDVGGPYAPYVQSERLDRYRSALRALQRTGAVYPCSCTRKDILNALAAPHAGEEEPLYPGICRPRSSGVAIDQTRRSQSKHAWRFQVTEGERIDFIDGHFGPQSFVAGKDFGDFVVWRNDDLPAYQLAVVADDAAMGITEVVRGADLLLSTARQILLYRALGLAIPAFYHCPLVLDENGERLAKRHDALSLRTLRAEGKRLPVDWV